The following proteins are encoded in a genomic region of Oscillatoria salina IIICB1:
- a CDS encoding phenylpyruvate tautomerase MIF-related protein, translated as MPLIKVQSSVEAQEKALVEGLLKTLSAKLAKHLGKPESYVMTAFESGVPMTFAGTIEPTCFVEVKSIGKMTPAQTEAMSQDFCQQITEKLGVPINRIYIEFNDAERHMWGWNGATFA; from the coding sequence ATGCCACTAATCAAAGTACAATCTTCAGTTGAAGCCCAAGAAAAAGCCTTAGTTGAAGGACTACTTAAAACCCTTTCCGCTAAACTAGCAAAACATCTCGGAAAACCGGAATCTTACGTTATGACAGCCTTTGAATCAGGCGTACCAATGACTTTTGCCGGAACTATCGAACCAACCTGTTTTGTCGAAGTAAAAAGTATTGGCAAAATGACACCAGCCCAAACAGAAGCTATGAGTCAAGATTTTTGCCAGCAAATTACTGAAAAACTCGGCGTACCAATTAATCGCATCTATATTGAATTCAACGATGCCGAAAGACATATGTGGGGCTGGAATGGCGCAACCTTTGCTTAA
- a CDS encoding cysteine synthase A: MDIKNGFVDTVGNTPLIRLNSFSEETGCEILGKAEFLNPGGSVKDRAALYIIEDAEKKGLLKPGGTVVEGTAGNTGIGLAHICNAKGYKCLIIIPETQSQEKIDMLKTLGAEVRTVPAVPYRDPNNYVKVSGRLAEEMNNAIWANQFDNLANRQAHYETTGPEIWAQTDGTINAWVAATGTGGTYAGVAMFLKEKNPDLKCIVADPMGSGLYSYVKTGEINPEGSSITEGIGNSRITANMEGVPIDDAIQVDDQECLRVVYQLLEKDGLFMGGSVGINVGAAYALAKEMGPGQTIVTVLCDGGSRYQSRLYNREWLAEKGLLPPEV, from the coding sequence ATGGATATTAAAAACGGTTTCGTTGATACAGTTGGCAATACACCTTTAATTCGCTTAAATAGCTTTAGTGAGGAAACAGGATGCGAAATTTTAGGGAAAGCAGAATTTCTCAATCCCGGAGGGTCGGTAAAAGACCGTGCGGCTTTGTATATTATTGAAGATGCAGAAAAAAAAGGCTTGCTGAAACCAGGAGGTACTGTAGTAGAAGGAACTGCTGGGAATACCGGAATTGGTTTAGCCCACATTTGCAACGCGAAAGGTTACAAATGTTTGATAATTATTCCGGAAACTCAGTCTCAGGAAAAAATCGATATGCTGAAAACCCTAGGGGCTGAAGTGCGTACTGTACCAGCCGTACCATATCGCGACCCTAATAATTATGTCAAGGTTTCTGGGCGTTTAGCTGAAGAAATGAATAATGCAATTTGGGCAAATCAGTTTGATAATTTAGCTAATCGACAAGCACATTATGAGACTACAGGACCCGAAATTTGGGCGCAAACTGATGGTACTATAAATGCTTGGGTCGCTGCAACTGGTACGGGTGGAACTTATGCTGGTGTAGCTATGTTTTTGAAAGAAAAGAATCCCGATCTTAAATGTATTGTCGCCGATCCAATGGGTAGCGGACTTTATAGTTATGTGAAAACTGGGGAAATTAATCCTGAAGGTAGTTCGATTACTGAAGGAATTGGCAACAGTCGGATTACTGCTAATATGGAAGGGGTACCGATTGATGATGCGATTCAAGTTGATGACCAAGAATGTCTGAGGGTGGTTTATCAGTTATTAGAAAAAGATGGTTTGTTTATGGGGGGTTCGGTCGGAATTAATGTCGGTGCTGCTTATGCTTTGGCTAAAGAAATGGGTCCAGGTCAAACAATTGTAACTGTTCTTTGTGATGGTGGCAGTAGGTATCAATCTAGGTTGTACAATCGGGAATGGTTAGCTGAAAAAGGTCTTTTACCACCAGAAGTTTAA
- the ygfZ gene encoding CAF17-like 4Fe-4S cluster assembly/insertion protein YgfZ has protein sequence MTPKLTEIQTQAGAIFTEDSSTPTSFGNDREAFQAATEGVALCDRSHWGIIEVSDSDRLTFLHNQTTNDIKSLQPGQGCETIFVNSTARTIDLATVYTTEDSALLLISPGQSEKIMSWLDRYLFPMDRVKLANLSAQYAIFSLIGSASEQILTKLNMEAIIGQPNATHQLFQDVRLAVGSGLAIPGYTFIIPLDKAAEIWSRIAAAGAIPIGENVWEKLRVWQGRPTPNRELTEDYNPLEAGLWQAISFTKGCYIGQETIARLNTYKGVKQQLRGIRLAAPVEPGTIITVNGEKVGTLTSYADTPEGAFGLAYVRTKAGSVGLKLEVGNTTGELVDVPFLTHEYYQPEK, from the coding sequence ATGACCCCAAAATTAACAGAAATACAAACTCAAGCAGGAGCAATCTTTACTGAAGATTCTAGCACGCCAACCAGTTTTGGTAACGATCGCGAAGCTTTCCAAGCTGCCACCGAGGGTGTTGCCTTGTGCGATCGCTCTCACTGGGGCATAATTGAAGTTAGCGACAGCGATCGTTTAACTTTCCTCCACAATCAAACTACTAACGACATCAAATCACTTCAACCAGGACAAGGCTGCGAAACAATTTTTGTTAACTCAACCGCACGCACAATTGATTTAGCTACAGTTTACACCACCGAAGATAGCGCTTTACTCTTAATTTCTCCCGGTCAATCAGAAAAAATCATGTCCTGGTTAGACCGCTATCTTTTCCCCATGGATCGCGTAAAATTAGCCAATCTCTCCGCCCAATATGCTATTTTTAGCTTAATTGGTTCCGCCAGCGAGCAAATTTTAACCAAACTAAACATGGAAGCCATAATTGGTCAACCAAACGCCACTCATCAACTTTTTCAAGATGTGCGCCTTGCTGTTGGTAGTGGTTTAGCAATTCCCGGTTACACTTTCATTATTCCTCTTGACAAAGCAGCAGAAATATGGTCAAGAATTGCGGCTGCGGGAGCAATTCCCATAGGCGAAAATGTCTGGGAAAAACTGCGTGTCTGGCAAGGAAGACCAACACCAAATCGAGAACTTACCGAAGATTATAACCCCCTCGAAGCAGGTTTGTGGCAAGCAATTTCTTTTACCAAAGGTTGTTACATTGGTCAAGAAACAATTGCGCGTTTAAATACTTACAAAGGTGTCAAACAACAACTTCGAGGAATTCGACTAGCCGCCCCCGTAGAACCAGGAACAATTATCACAGTTAACGGCGAAAAAGTTGGCACTTTAACCAGCTATGCCGACACTCCCGAAGGCGCATTTGGTTTAGCTTACGTGCGAACAAAAGCAGGTAGTGTAGGTTTAAAACTTGAGGTAGGAAACACAACGGGAGAATTAGTTGATGTACCTTTCTTAACCCACGAATATTATCAACCAGAAAAGTAA
- a CDS encoding peroxiredoxin, which translates to MALRLGDTVPDFTQASSMGEISFHEWAGDSWVVLFSHPADYTPVCTTELGMVAKLKSEFDKRNVKTLALSVDDTESHQGWIKDIEETQNTTVNYPILADPDRKVSDLYDMIHPNADNSLTVRSVFIIDPSKKLRLVITYPASTGRNFDEILRVIDSLQLTDNYKVATPVNWTDGGDCVIVPSIKDPQELKERFPKGYEEVKPYLRMTPQPNK; encoded by the coding sequence ATGGCACTGCGATTAGGCGATACCGTACCAGATTTTACTCAAGCTTCTAGCATGGGCGAAATTTCCTTTCACGAGTGGGCTGGAGATAGCTGGGTAGTTCTCTTTTCTCACCCGGCTGACTACACCCCAGTTTGCACCACCGAATTAGGAATGGTTGCTAAACTCAAGTCAGAATTTGACAAGCGTAACGTCAAAACCCTAGCACTCAGCGTTGATGATACCGAATCTCATCAAGGTTGGATCAAAGATATAGAAGAAACCCAGAATACTACTGTCAACTATCCCATCTTGGCAGACCCAGACCGCAAGGTTTCCGATCTTTACGACATGATCCACCCCAACGCGGACAATAGCTTAACAGTTCGTTCCGTCTTCATCATCGATCCTAGCAAAAAACTGCGCTTAGTCATCACCTATCCGGCTAGCACTGGGCGTAACTTTGACGAAATTTTGCGGGTAATTGATTCTCTCCAATTAACCGACAACTACAAAGTTGCTACTCCAGTTAACTGGACAGATGGCGGTGATTGCGTGATTGTTCCTTCGATTAAAGATCCTCAAGAGTTAAAAGAACGTTTCCCCAAAGGATACGAAGAAGTAAAACCTTACTTGCGGATGACACCTCAACCAAACAAATAA
- a CDS encoding pentapeptide repeat-containing protein, protein MNESPIPQIDVNVRIAKLEKEHNLLKKYLVKLKRQVEKLTEKINGESRESDEGASNQIPELNTQIPEKVNYFSDEELQVERILLLVGFYADDETIEKPAISAEELVQRYNKGERDFSGLNLAGINLSGANLSGGNFIDTNLQQANLSSADLTNCDFSDANLISADLTKANLRTAKLLQTNLSRANLSKANLIGANLTAANLSNTNLTEANLEANLTAADLSEANLKRATFGRVNLSGAILRKTNLVGVVLQRNLAGVDLSEAKLCGATLCVSKLNEANLSLADLRGVNFTQANLEKANFKGANLGGAIFDQAKLTGAIMPDGTIHE, encoded by the coding sequence ATGAATGAATCACCAATACCTCAAATAGATGTAAACGTAAGAATTGCTAAGTTGGAAAAAGAGCATAATTTGCTTAAAAAATACTTAGTAAAACTGAAACGCCAAGTAGAAAAGTTAACTGAAAAAATTAACGGCGAATCTAGAGAAAGTGATGAGGGAGCGAGTAACCAAATTCCTGAATTAAATACACAAATTCCGGAAAAAGTCAACTATTTTAGTGACGAGGAATTGCAAGTTGAGCGAATTTTGTTGTTAGTCGGCTTCTACGCAGATGATGAAACAATTGAAAAACCTGCCATTTCTGCTGAAGAATTAGTGCAGCGATACAATAAGGGAGAAAGAGATTTTTCTGGGCTTAATTTAGCTGGAATTAATCTCAGTGGTGCTAATTTATCTGGGGGAAATTTTATAGATACTAATTTACAACAAGCAAATTTAAGTTCAGCAGATTTAACAAACTGCGACTTTAGTGATGCTAACTTAATTAGTGCTGATTTAACCAAGGCAAATTTACGAACTGCGAAACTTTTACAAACGAATCTTAGTAGAGCAAATTTAAGTAAAGCAAACCTAATTGGTGCTAATTTAACTGCTGCTAACCTTAGTAATACCAATTTAACAGAGGCAAACTTGGAAGCTAATTTAACCGCAGCCGATTTAAGTGAGGCAAATTTGAAAAGAGCTACATTTGGAAGGGTAAATTTAAGCGGTGCAATCTTGAGAAAAACCAATTTAGTTGGTGTAGTTCTTCAAAGAAACTTAGCCGGAGTGGACTTGAGTGAAGCAAAACTTTGTGGTGCAACTTTGTGTGTTTCAAAATTAAATGAAGCTAATCTAAGTTTAGCCGATCTTCGAGGAGTAAATTTTACACAAGCTAACTTAGAAAAAGCAAACTTTAAAGGAGCAAATTTAGGTGGAGCAATTTTCGATCAAGCAAAACTAACAGGGGCAATTATGCCGGATGGAACAATTCATGAGTAA
- a CDS encoding flavin reductase family protein gives MLDEQAKKTMLRKIPHGLYICGVKDGDEMNGFTLSWLTQSSFKPPLVVACVKQDSGSHAMIKNTALFSVSFLDSEQKDMAAKFFQPKRRVGDKLEDVEFYPGAETGCPIIKDSLGYIECKVVDRIEKGDHTVFVAEVIGSGVHREGSQLLLETTGWNYGG, from the coding sequence ATGCTAGACGAACAAGCGAAAAAAACCATGCTCCGAAAAATCCCCCACGGACTTTACATCTGCGGGGTTAAAGATGGCGACGAAATGAACGGTTTTACCCTCAGTTGGTTAACCCAGTCCTCGTTTAAACCGCCACTGGTAGTAGCTTGTGTCAAGCAAGATTCCGGTTCCCATGCCATGATTAAAAACACTGCTTTATTCAGCGTTTCCTTCCTCGACAGCGAACAAAAAGATATGGCAGCAAAGTTCTTTCAGCCCAAGCGTCGCGTTGGTGATAAATTAGAAGATGTAGAATTTTACCCAGGTGCAGAAACAGGCTGCCCAATTATTAAAGATTCTCTCGGTTATATCGAATGTAAAGTTGTCGATCGCATCGAAAAAGGCGACCATACTGTATTTGTTGCTGAAGTTATCGGTTCGGGCGTACACCGCGAAGGTTCTCAATTATTACTAGAAACGACAGGTTGGAACTATGGCGGCTAA